From Nocardia sp. NBC_00416:
AGCAGCAGGGCCACGATCAATGCGAGCGCACACACCCATGCCAGCGCGGGAACGGACACGACGAGCCTCCTGACTGGTGCGCGTGTGAGGGGGTCGGGGCGACTGTAGCCCGGGACCGGCTCGCGGCAGCGGGTTTGCGCAGGTGGTGTCGGACGGTAGCGGTGTGGCCGGGTTACTCCGGGTGCGCCGGTTCCGGCGAGTCGGTGTGGGAGCGCACGGTGACCCGGTTGGCGGCGGGGTCGAACGCGAGCAGCGGTGGCGCGGCGTCGCTGTCTTCCGCGCGGTGCATGAGGGTGTGCTGCCGCTGTTCGAACTCGATGTGTTTCGACCCCTGGAACAGCGCGGAGACCTGTTCGAAGCCGGTGGCGGCCGCGGTGCGTGAGCCGTGGCGCCGGTTCCAGGGCAGGACACGGCCGCCGGTGAGCCGGTTGACGGCGACTTCGGCGAAGGCCAGACCGATCAGCAGGCATACCAGCCCGGGCACGGTCATCGCCCATACGATCCCCATGGCCGGAGTCTACGGCAGCGCGATGGGCGGACACTCTCGGCAAACGGGCGGCAATCAGAGCCTTCGGCCCATATCATTCTGCTATGCCGACCTACGAGGAAGCGGACGCTGCTCCGATGTTCGGCCGTGGTGTACGCCAGACGATGCTGGCGATGGGCGTGTGTTCGGTGGTGATCGGCGTCGCGACGGTGATCTGGCCGGACAAATCGCTGGGCACGGTCGGCAATCTGTTCATGTTCTCGCTGTTGTGCAGTGCGGTGACGTTGGCGGCGGTGGCGTTCGGGAGTCGGCTCGGGCGATTCCCGCGGTTTCTGTTGCTGGTCGCGGCGCTGGTATCGCTGGTGACCGCGACGCTGTGTTTCCGGGCGGGTGACTGGACGCTGCTGCTGGCGATGTGGCTGGGGCTGGCGTGGTCGGTGCGGGGGATCGCGCACGCGGTGGCCGGGGTGTGGGACGACGATGATGTGACCGGCCGCGGTAAGCAGGAGGTGTTCGGTCTGCTGACGCTCACTGCGGGCTTGGTGATCGCGATCGCCCCGTTCGACGATATTCAGACGTTGGCGCTGGTCGCCGGGTGCTGTATCACGGCATTCGGGGCGCTGGAGGTGTGGACGGCGGTGCGTTCACCGCTGGCCGTGCTCGGCGCTTCCCTGACTCCGGACGAGCATCTGACGACGGTGATCGCGAGTGCCGGCGGTTCCGGGGGACGCACCCGCGACTGACGCGCCGGATCGGCTTCGGTTTCGATACCCTTCCGGGTATGGCGATCATTACGAGCCATCGGATCATGCGCCTGCGTGCTCTCATCGAGCACCCCAATACCGGCGCCGACGAACGGGCGACAGCCCAGCGCATGCTGGACCGGATGCTGGACCGCTCCGGTTATTCGCCGACCGGTGACCGTACGTACGGTAATCGCCATCATCGGGTCGGCAAGCACGCCGATCTGCCGTCGGTGGCGGAGATGATCCGCGCCGATATCGCGTTGGGCCGGATCATGTTCGCGCCGCAGACACGCCTGGGTGAGCCGGCGATCCGCGATCCGCTCGGCGACGCCCCTGTGCAGATCGATATCTCGGTGGATCTGCCGCACCACGGATGCATCGATATCACCATCGACAACGTTCCCCGGGATTGGGGTTGGGTGATCGAGGACAGTATCGAGTGTGTCGGACCGCAGTTGCAGGAGTTGGCGACCGAGCTGGCCGACATCATGAACGGCTACAACTGCGACGGCAGTGATATCGCGAAACGTTTCTTCGGTCGTGTCCGCATCCCCGACATCACGCTCGTCTGGTAGAGCTGTCCGGTGGCGGCGGAATGAAACACCGACTGGGGTGGATCCGAGGTGCCTCAGGGGTTGTTCAGGTAGGTGAGGACGGCGAGGACGCGGCGGTTGTTGGTGCCGTCGTCGGTGATGCCGAGTTTGCCGAACAGGGAGGTCGTGTATTTGCTGATGGCGCTTTCGCTGAGGAAGAGCCGTTGGCCGATGGCCTGGTTGGACAGTCCTTCGGCCATGAGGCTGAGCACGGAGTGTTCGCGTTCGGTGAGCCGTTCGAGCCGTCGGTTCGAGGATCCGCTGCACAGTAGTTTGGCGATGACGGCCGGGTCCATGGCGGTCCCGCCGGCGGCGACGCGTTCCAGGGCGTCGATGAACTGATCGGCGTCGAAGACGCTCTCTTTGAGGAAGTAGCCGATGCCACCGGCGCCGTCGGCCAGGAGTTCGCGAGCGTACAACTGCTCGACGTACTGGGACAGGATGAGGACCGGCAGTCCGGGCAGTTCGCTGCGGGCGGCACGAGCCGCCCGCAGGCCCTCGTCCGACTGGGTCGGTGGCATGCGAACGTCGACGACGGCAACATCAGGCCGCCACGTCAACAGCGCGTGCAGCGTCTCGGGTCCGGTGGCTGCGGTCGCCACCACCTGGTGTCCGTATGCCTCGATGAGGCGAACGAGGCCGTCACGCAGGAGGTAGAGGTCTTCGGCTACAACGATTCGCACGGCACCATCATCCTCACCCGGGTCGGGCCGCCTTCCGGACTGGTGATCTCCAGAGTCCCGTCGAAGGCCGCGAGGCGTCGGCGCAGCCCCGAGATGCCGCCGTCGGCTCGCGGGCCGGCTCCGCCGCGGCCGTTGTCTTCGACATCGATGACGATGCCGGTGTCGTCCCGGGTGATGGAGATCCGGGCCTGGGTCGCACGGGCGTGCTTGACCGAGTTGGTCAGCAGTTCGGCGATGGCGAAGTACAGGGCGGACTCGATCGGCGGGTCCAGGCTGAGTTGAAGGTCTGCGCTGACAGCCGCTTCGAGCGGGCTGTCCAGGGCAAGAGCGCGAACGGCATCGATGAGCCCGCGGTCGTTCAGCACGGGCGGGTTGATTCCCCGGACCAGTTCGCGGAGCTCGGTCAGTGATGCGGTGGCTCCGGCTCGCGCTTCCCGCATCAGCGTCCTGGCCTGTTCAGGGTCGGTTTCCATCAGCTTCTCCGCAGTCGCCAAAGAGAGCCCGAGCCCGACCAGGCGGGCCTGCGCCCCGTCGTGCAGGTCTCGCTCGATCCGGCGGATCTCTGCGGTCTGAGCGACCGTCGCGTCCGCGCGCTGGGCGGTCAGCTCGTCCACCCGGTCCGCCAGCGCCGTCGCCGGCGACGGGCGCAGGAAGCGGACGGCCACTGGCTCGACACACCGCCAGGCATACGGAGCGCCGGCGACGGCCACGACCAGGCCGAGCGCCCCGACGACCTGCGCGGCGAGCCCCGGCCGGCCGAACCCGAAGACCGCCACGGCCACCCCGGCCGGCGGGAAGGACGCGACCACGCCCGCGGTGAGCGGCGCGATCGCCGTGAACCGCAGGTCGCGCCAGTTGGCGGGGTCGCTCCACCGGACCCGCCACTTCTGATCCAAGAGGGCATCGCGGCGGCTGCGGTTGTAGCTGAAGCCGTTCCACCAGTACCCGGTGGACATCCGCGTCACCGGCCCGGCCTGCCGGTATCCCGCGGGGATGACGGTGGCCGTCCACCTCGCGACGAGGAAGCGGACCATCCGGCAGACCGGGCGGGACAGGGCGAGCGTGCCCACGCACACCAGCACGGCCGGCGCGACCCACGACCACAGGTTTCCCGCCCCCCACCAGATCCCCAGCGCGACAGCGCCGACCCACACAGCCGGGACCAGCATGCTGATGACCGCCACGACGCACGCCCGTACGAACCCCACGCCGACGCGCGCCGGCCACGACCCCAGTTGTCTCATGATTCTTCCTTCGCATTCCGTTCGGTGCTCCCACTGTGCACCACGCGGAGCCCACTACCGCCCTGGTCAGCCCGATAGTGGGGCTGGCCCCACCCACCTGTGGGTCGAGACGGATAACGCGTCGGCCCGGCGCTTCCTAGCGTCGGTGAGCATGGAAACCGACAAGCACACGACTGAGGCGGCACTCGACGGCCCGCGCACCCGGAAAGCCTTCGCCACGGCGAAGAACAGCGTCAAGGTCTACGGCGCACTCGGCGCCGCCGCCCTCTTGGTGGTCATCGCGGTGTCGACCAGCGGTCAACCGGTGAACACGTTCATGTGGGTCCGGGCAGTCCTGCTGCCTGTAATCGCCGTGCTGATCTACCGGATGACCGTCTCCGCTTCGCGGGGATCCCGACGGTCCTTCGAGCGGGTGAGCGCGCTCTCCGTGATCATGCCGATCGCGATCATCGCCGTCGACCTGATCCCGGGTGTCTGCCCGCCGTGGTACACGGTCATGCAGGCCGTCTGCATGCTGCCCATCA
This genomic window contains:
- a CDS encoding DUF6191 domain-containing protein yields the protein MGIVWAMTVPGLVCLLIGLAFAEVAVNRLTGGRVLPWNRRHGSRTAAATGFEQVSALFQGSKHIEFEQRQHTLMHRAEDSDAAPPLLAFDPAANRVTVRSHTDSPEPAHPE
- a CDS encoding DUF308 domain-containing protein, with the protein product MPTYEEADAAPMFGRGVRQTMLAMGVCSVVIGVATVIWPDKSLGTVGNLFMFSLLCSAVTLAAVAFGSRLGRFPRFLLLVAALVSLVTATLCFRAGDWTLLLAMWLGLAWSVRGIAHAVAGVWDDDDVTGRGKQEVFGLLTLTAGLVIAIAPFDDIQTLALVAGCCITAFGALEVWTAVRSPLAVLGASLTPDEHLTTVIASAGGSGGRTRD
- a CDS encoding response regulator transcription factor, with the translated sequence MRIVVAEDLYLLRDGLVRLIEAYGHQVVATAATGPETLHALLTWRPDVAVVDVRMPPTQSDEGLRAARAARSELPGLPVLILSQYVEQLYARELLADGAGGIGYFLKESVFDADQFIDALERVAAGGTAMDPAVIAKLLCSGSSNRRLERLTEREHSVLSLMAEGLSNQAIGQRLFLSESAISKYTTSLFGKLGITDDGTNNRRVLAVLTYLNNP
- a CDS encoding sensor histidine kinase, with translation MRQLGSWPARVGVGFVRACVVAVISMLVPAVWVGAVALGIWWGAGNLWSWVAPAVLVCVGTLALSRPVCRMVRFLVARWTATVIPAGYRQAGPVTRMSTGYWWNGFSYNRSRRDALLDQKWRVRWSDPANWRDLRFTAIAPLTAGVVASFPPAGVAVAVFGFGRPGLAAQVVGALGLVVAVAGAPYAWRCVEPVAVRFLRPSPATALADRVDELTAQRADATVAQTAEIRRIERDLHDGAQARLVGLGLSLATAEKLMETDPEQARTLMREARAGATASLTELRELVRGINPPVLNDRGLIDAVRALALDSPLEAAVSADLQLSLDPPIESALYFAIAELLTNSVKHARATQARISITRDDTGIVIDVEDNGRGGAGPRADGGISGLRRRLAAFDGTLEITSPEGGPTRVRMMVPCESL